In Arthrobacter sp. MN05-02, one genomic interval encodes:
- a CDS encoding hypothetical protein (possible pseudo due to frameshift), with product MADHPNIDVHLNTDFFDEGHEYSRSTTLGQVPVVYTGPVDRYFDFAEGDLSWRTIDLEEEVLPMEDFQGCSVMNYPDEDAAFTRIHEFRHFHPERDYTKDATVIMREYSRFAEKGDEPYYPINTTDDRAKLLAYRDLAKGEKSVLFGGRLGTYKYLDMHMAIGSALSMFDNKVTPHFTSGQAFESGGVDA from the coding sequence ATGGCGGACCACCCCAACATCGACGTCCACCTGAACACGGACTTCTTCGACGAGGGCCATGAGTACTCCCGCTCGACGACCCTCGGTCAGGTCCCCGTCGTCTACACCGGGCCCGTCGACCGGTACTTCGACTTCGCCGAAGGCGACCTGTCCTGGCGCACCATCGACCTCGAGGAGGAAGTCCTCCCGATGGAGGACTTCCAGGGCTGCTCGGTGATGAACTACCCCGACGAGGACGCCGCCTTCACCCGCATCCACGAGTTCCGCCACTTCCATCCGGAACGGGACTACACCAAGGACGCGACGGTCATCATGCGCGAGTACTCCCGGTTCGCGGAGAAGGGCGACGAACCCTACTACCCGATCAACACGACCGACGACCGGGCGAAGCTCCTCGCGTACCGCGACCTGGCGAAGGGTGAGAAGTCGGTCCTGTTCGGCGGACGGCTCGGGACGTACAAGTACCTCGACATGCACATGGCCATCGGATCCGCGCTGAGCATGTTCGACAACAAGGTCACGCCACACTTCACCAGCGGGCAGGCATTCGAGAGTGGCGGAGTCGACGCGTGA
- a CDS encoding hypothetical protein (possible pseudo due to frameshift), whose translation MNVDLVVVGSGFFGLTIAERAATQLGLKVAVLDRRHHIGGNAYSENEARTGIEVHRYGAHLFHTSNERVWDYVHNFTEFTNYVHKVYTRHKGEVYPMPINLGTINQFFRSALSPTEARALIQEQAGELAGTDPQNLNDKGIQLIGRPLYEAFIKYYTGKQWQTDPKDLPAEIISPPPGAVHLRQPVLQRQVRGPAGQRLHGLDRADGGPPQHRRPPEHGLLRRGP comes from the coding sequence GTGAACGTTGACCTCGTTGTCGTTGGATCGGGCTTTTTCGGCCTGACCATAGCTGAACGGGCGGCCACCCAGCTCGGCCTCAAAGTAGCCGTGCTCGACCGGCGTCACCACATCGGTGGCAACGCCTACAGCGAGAACGAAGCCCGGACCGGTATCGAGGTGCACCGCTACGGCGCCCACCTGTTCCACACCTCGAACGAACGTGTCTGGGACTACGTCCACAACTTCACCGAGTTCACGAACTACGTGCACAAGGTCTACACCCGCCACAAGGGCGAGGTGTACCCCATGCCGATCAACCTCGGCACGATCAACCAGTTCTTCCGCTCGGCGCTCAGCCCCACCGAGGCACGCGCCCTCATCCAGGAGCAGGCCGGAGAGCTCGCCGGGACCGATCCGCAGAACCTGAACGACAAGGGCATCCAGCTGATCGGGCGTCCCCTCTACGAGGCGTTCATCAAGTACTACACGGGCAAGCAGTGGCAGACCGATCCCAAGGACCTCCCGGCGGAGATCATCTCCCCGCCTCCCGGTGCGGTACACCTACGACAACCGGTACTTCAACGACAAGTACGAGGGCCTGCCGGTCAACGGCTACACGGCCTGGATCGAGCGGATGGCGGACCACCCCAACATCGACGTCCACCTGAACACGGACTTCTTCGACGAGGGCCATGA
- a CDS encoding acyltransferase, whose protein sequence is MAVVDVSPAALSRSGKRSSDRGFRPEVQGLRALAVLMVVSYHVWFGRVSGGVDVFLLISAFLLALSFLRKVEAGKPLDLVRHWLHQFKRLLPAVVVVIVGVLGASYVLVPQSRWPGIIEQSWASLFYVQNWVLASDAVDYYAEDHSLASPLQHFWSLSVQGQVFILWPLLFLASSVLARRYRLKFRGVVLLVFGALFAASLAFSVWETYTNQAYAYFDTRARLWEFAFGTLLALALPFIRLPRALRIVAGWAGVAAMLSGGFLLDVQGQFPGYVALWPLVAAALVIVAGQTGSPVGADRFLSSKPLVRVGDLSYALYLWHWPVLVLALVWQDRTSPGVLGGFLVIGVSLVLAYLTMRFVERPMRALAWADRRRRRAVMVLVASVALVAAPLTLWQQAITQQAREIAANADTNNPGALVLDPLLNLSAPENVPPIPATTELSKEYFQLDRFCDGEDEPDDELLRKSCNVIMPPSAPVLDIIVVGDSHSQQWSVPLAQMAQERGWKMTFVLLGGCKYGAGPEGRTPECEQWNAAVTDYVLDQSPDLVYTVGTVARSDDPQDVLPAGFAQTARMLDDNGIQVVAVRDNPRFTTNRVLCVESQGAQSPDCNPARTDTLSDRPPVDELLEQAPDVAFLDFTDYLCRDEDCPAVVGNIFVYIDENHVSATYLRSPDADLRPEVRRDSPAVGRSQRRWPCSRTPAAARR, encoded by the coding sequence ATGGCTGTCGTTGACGTGAGTCCTGCTGCCCTCTCCCGCAGTGGGAAACGCAGCAGCGATCGGGGGTTCCGCCCCGAAGTGCAGGGCCTGCGGGCCCTGGCCGTCCTGATGGTCGTGTCCTACCACGTCTGGTTCGGCCGCGTGTCGGGCGGCGTGGACGTCTTCCTCCTGATCTCGGCCTTCCTGCTGGCCCTGTCGTTCCTCCGGAAGGTGGAGGCCGGGAAGCCGCTGGACCTGGTCCGGCACTGGCTGCACCAGTTCAAGCGGCTGCTGCCGGCCGTCGTCGTCGTCATCGTGGGTGTCCTCGGGGCGAGCTACGTGCTGGTCCCGCAGTCGCGCTGGCCCGGGATCATCGAGCAGTCGTGGGCCTCCCTGTTCTACGTGCAGAACTGGGTGCTCGCCTCCGACGCCGTCGACTACTACGCGGAGGACCACAGCCTCGCGAGTCCCCTGCAGCACTTCTGGTCGCTCTCGGTCCAGGGCCAGGTGTTCATCCTGTGGCCCCTGCTGTTCCTGGCCAGCTCCGTGCTGGCGCGGCGGTACCGGCTGAAGTTCCGCGGTGTCGTCCTGCTGGTGTTCGGTGCCCTGTTCGCGGCCTCGCTCGCGTTCTCGGTCTGGGAGACCTACACGAATCAGGCCTACGCCTATTTCGACACGCGGGCCCGTCTGTGGGAGTTCGCCTTCGGCACCCTGCTCGCCCTGGCCCTGCCCTTCATCCGCCTGCCGCGCGCCCTGCGCATCGTGGCCGGCTGGGCCGGCGTCGCGGCGATGCTCAGCGGAGGGTTCCTCCTCGACGTCCAGGGCCAGTTCCCGGGATACGTCGCACTCTGGCCCCTGGTGGCCGCTGCCCTCGTGATCGTGGCCGGACAGACGGGCAGTCCGGTGGGAGCAGACCGGTTCCTCTCCTCGAAACCCCTGGTCCGCGTGGGCGATCTGTCCTACGCGCTGTACCTGTGGCACTGGCCGGTCCTCGTGCTGGCGCTCGTCTGGCAGGACAGGACGTCGCCCGGCGTGCTCGGTGGGTTCCTGGTCATCGGGGTGTCCCTGGTGCTGGCCTATCTCACGATGCGTTTCGTCGAACGGCCGATGCGGGCACTGGCCTGGGCTGACAGGCGGCGCCGTCGTGCGGTGATGGTCCTAGTCGCCAGCGTGGCGCTCGTCGCGGCACCGTTGACCCTCTGGCAGCAGGCGATCACGCAGCAGGCCCGGGAGATCGCCGCGAATGCCGACACGAACAATCCGGGTGCGCTGGTGCTGGATCCGCTCCTGAACCTGTCCGCCCCCGAGAACGTGCCGCCCATCCCAGCGACCACCGAGCTGAGCAAGGAGTACTTCCAGCTCGACCGGTTCTGCGACGGGGAGGACGAACCCGACGACGAACTGCTGCGGAAGAGCTGCAACGTCATCATGCCCCCGTCCGCGCCGGTGCTGGACATCATCGTCGTGGGCGACTCGCATTCCCAGCAGTGGTCCGTCCCGCTGGCCCAGATGGCCCAGGAACGGGGCTGGAAGATGACCTTCGTGCTCCTCGGAGGCTGCAAGTACGGAGCGGGTCCGGAAGGACGCACCCCCGAATGCGAGCAGTGGAACGCAGCCGTCACCGACTATGTACTCGACCAGTCACCCGACCTCGTCTACACGGTCGGGACCGTCGCCCGCAGTGACGACCCCCAGGACGTCCTGCCGGCAGGTTTCGCACAGACCGCGAGAATGCTCGACGACAACGGCATCCAGGTGGTGGCCGTCCGTGACAATCCGCGTTTCACGACCAACAGGGTCCTCTGCGTCGAATCCCAGGGGGCGCAGAGCCCGGACTGCAATCCTGCCCGCACCGACACCCTTAGCGACCGGCCCCCGGTCGACGAACTGCTCGAGCAGGCTCCGGACGTCGCGTTCCTCGACTTCACCGACTACCTGTGCCGGGACGAGGACTGCCCGGCCGTCGTGGGCAACATCTTCGTGTACATCGACGAGAACCACGTCAGCGCCACCTACCTCAGGTCCCCTGACGCCGATCTTCGCCCAGAGGTTCGACGAGACAGTCCAGCTGTAGGCCGGTCGCAGCGTCGGTGGCCGTGCAGCCGCACGCCCGCCGCCGCCCGTCGTTAG
- a CDS encoding hypothetical protein (possible pseudo due to frameshift), with protein MGTLGLWPDFATPTGSRRGAPRVGDGLIRLDVDGIVQYASPNGVSAFRRLGDVETLEGRPLAEITTALLKDRRMVDETLPLVVTGRMPWRTEIGSRGVSLSLRAIPLRDEKERFGALVLCRDVSELRRREMELVSKDATIREIHHRVKNNLQTVAALLRMQSRRMVSDEGKLGLEQAMRRVSTIALVHETLSQGLAQSVDFDELISRQFRLSAEVASPSQAVRTERSGDFVGELPSDLATPLALVINELVTNAVEHGLSGRAGTVWLMANRRTEADGEEILRVTIEDDGVGLPPGGHAEGLGLQIVRTLVTSELGGTIEWSTRPGGGTSVTLELGLQLNQN; from the coding sequence ATGGGGACCCTCGGTCTGTGGCCCGACTTCGCGACGCCGACCGGTTCCCGGCGGGGCGCTCCGCGCGTGGGTGACGGACTGATCCGGCTCGACGTCGACGGGATCGTGCAGTACGCCAGCCCCAACGGTGTCTCCGCCTTCCGGCGGCTGGGCGATGTGGAGACGCTCGAGGGACGGCCCCTCGCAGAGATCACGACGGCGCTCCTCAAGGACCGGAGGATGGTCGACGAGACGCTCCCGCTGGTCGTCACGGGCCGGATGCCCTGGCGCACCGAGATCGGCTCCCGCGGGGTCAGCCTGTCGCTGCGGGCCATCCCGCTCCGCGACGAGAAGGAGCGCTTCGGCGCCCTCGTGCTCTGCCGGGACGTGTCCGAGCTCCGACGCCGCGAGATGGAGCTGGTGTCGAAGGACGCGACCATCCGGGAGATCCACCACCGCGTGAAGAACAACCTGCAGACCGTCGCGGCGCTGCTCCGGATGCAGTCCCGCAGGATGGTCAGCGACGAGGGGAAGCTCGGACTCGAGCAGGCCATGCGACGGGTGTCCACCATCGCCCTCGTCCACGAGACGCTCTCGCAGGGCCTGGCCCAGAGTGTCGACTTCGACGAGCTGATCTCCCGGCAGTTCCGCCTGTCGGCGGAGGTCGCCTCACCGTCACAGGCGGTGCGCACGGAGCGCAGCGGCGACTTCGTCGGGGAACTGCCGAGCGATCTCGCGACACCGCTGGCCCTGGTGATCAACGAACTGGTCACGAACGCCGTCGAGCACGGCCTGTCAGGACGCGCAGGGACGGTGTGGCTGATGGCGAACCGGCGGACGGAGGCGGATGGCGAGGAGATCCTCAGGGTGACGATCGAGGACGACGGCGTCGGGCTGCCACCCGGCGGGCACGCGGAGGGCCTCGGCCTGCAGATCGTCCGTACGCTGGTGACGAGCGAACTCGGCGGGACGATCGAATGGAGCACCCGCCCGGGCGGCGGTACCTCCGTCACACTCGAACTGGGGCTGCAGCTCAACCAGAACTAG
- a CDS encoding hypothetical protein (possible pseudo due to frameshift), with product MAIFTDPIREYAGFEPGDAEWLHLLVGDWQMVADLAFADLALWFPLDGGGYVALAHARPSTSHTVFHSDFVGERIRADLQPLVDIAWESQKIERSGETNWTTEMAMRVEAVPMVRNGRTLAVVTTPHGSLQFQDAVEARADLPAVRLRPPAHGDPRSVARLRDADRFPAGRSARG from the coding sequence ATGGCTATCTTCACTGACCCGATCCGCGAGTACGCAGGATTCGAGCCCGGCGACGCCGAGTGGCTCCATCTCCTCGTGGGGGACTGGCAGATGGTGGCCGACCTCGCGTTCGCCGACCTCGCGCTGTGGTTCCCCCTCGACGGCGGAGGCTATGTCGCCCTCGCCCACGCGCGGCCGTCGACCTCGCACACCGTCTTCCACAGCGACTTCGTCGGGGAGCGCATCCGCGCGGACCTCCAGCCACTCGTCGACATCGCCTGGGAGTCGCAGAAGATCGAACGTTCGGGCGAGACGAACTGGACGACCGAGATGGCGATGCGCGTCGAGGCGGTACCGATGGTGCGCAACGGCCGTACCCTCGCGGTCGTCACCACCCCACATGGATCTCTCCAGTTCCAGGATGCCGTCGAGGCTCGAGCTGACCTACCGGCAGTGCGCCTACGACCTCCTGCGCATGGGGACCCTCGGTCTGTGGCCCGACTTCGCGACGCCGACCGGTTCCCGGCGGGGCGCTCCGCGCGTGGGTGA
- a CDS encoding NAD-glutamate dehydrogenase: MIVTDDMPFLVDSVTAELVRQNTAIQLVVHPTFVAVRDEGSHTLAALKRVPSTAGASSGDTAALPNVGDMIGVSGRAAHIESWISVEVSRLPDAATRDSVVEGLRRVLGDVRSAVEDWPAMRGMVRSIESTLGSIAGSEDIPDLRQARELLQWLDDGNFTFLGYKEYDLVTDEGGADALRVRDGSGLGLLRNGTGGGHLQQLTAAGRAKARERRVLVITKANSRSTVHRAAYLDYIGIKSFDAQGNVNGERRFIGLFATSAYTGSVRNVPLVRDKVTEVLRRCGFPSDSHSGKDLLSILETYPRDELFQIDVSDLVSTALGILRLQERRRTRLFLRPDVYGRFMSALVYLPRDRYTTSVRLRIEEELRAALDADSIDFEARMSESALARLFFRIRLQKGAEIPAVDAAELEDRLVRAARSWSEGIVEVAQDRFEQDTAQRLATLWAESFPPSYRVDYEVEDALEDISRFERLAAAQAGVPQLHVYVPERQGSGKVEDARLKLYLAEAKSLTQILPYLHNLGLEVLDERPFEITRSDDRSFFLYDLGLRYPAGISPLGTASLLQDAFTAAVTGRSESDQFDRLVLSEELGWRQVLILRAYAKYLRQMGNTNSYGFVADTLQRNAVVSRALVALFTARFDPDLDGDREVATAAARAALDEGLEGVATLDADRVLRTFANLIEATLRTNYFQDKRHVSFKFDTARIEGAPFPRPKFEIWVYSPQVEGVHLRFGKVARGGLRWSDRREDFRTEVLGLVKAQTVKNAVIVPTGAKGGFFAKQLPDPAVDRQAWLAEGQASYRTFVRGLLDITDNVITNGTTESVLPPARVVRHDDDDTYLVVAADKGTASFSDIANELSAEYDFWLGDAFASGGSVGYDHKAMGITARGAWESVKRHFSEFDVDTQTDDFTVVGVGDMSGDVFGNGMLLSEHIRLVAAFDHRHIFLDPDPDAATSFAERRRLFDLPRSSWEDYDTALISEGGGVYPRQAKSIPVSPQVRRALGLEDGVSKLSPPELLRAILRAPADLLYNGGIGTYVKATDETHGDVGDRANDAIRVNGSELRARVVGEGGNLGMTQRGRIEAALTGVLLNTDAIDNSAGVDCSDHEVNIKIFVDRMVRAGRLLPEERAEFLHSMTDEVGTLVLQDNIDQNVLLLNDRQRVIEWSPSYERMMDWLEKKADLDRDLEALPSTTELRRRLDAGQGLTSPELSVLAAYAKIELTKVLSASTLADDPYFRGTLRRYFPRRLVERFDDLLDTHPLRREIISTVIANDIINLGGITFAFRVMEETSVPEPVIARAFVALREIYSLDETVDTLAALPADFPTDRWTTVHLDLRRLLDRAVRWFVNHVEQGTTVDTDIAAFQPLVAPFRARLSEYLRGCDRERAHEAMETAKKWHLPEELGRHWAEQFESFALLDIAYSTRRVDEPVENIARVYYAVYDRFEVDDLLERITTLPRKDRWQALARAALRDDLYSTIADIAVAVLRASQDLQDRDAGERLLAWQEQNADQLQRASNMFAEVNQLEQDDISSLSVALRLLRSIVR, from the coding sequence ATGATCGTCACCGACGACATGCCCTTCCTGGTCGACTCCGTCACGGCGGAACTCGTGCGGCAGAACACGGCCATCCAGCTGGTCGTCCACCCGACCTTCGTCGCGGTCCGCGACGAGGGGTCCCACACGTTGGCAGCACTTAAGCGCGTCCCGTCCACGGCCGGGGCCTCCAGCGGTGACACCGCCGCCCTGCCCAACGTCGGGGACATGATCGGTGTCTCCGGCCGGGCCGCCCACATCGAGTCCTGGATCTCGGTCGAGGTCTCGCGGCTTCCCGATGCAGCCACCCGGGACTCGGTTGTCGAGGGACTGCGTCGCGTGCTGGGTGATGTCAGGTCGGCCGTGGAGGACTGGCCCGCCATGCGCGGCATGGTGCGCTCCATCGAGTCGACCCTGGGCTCGATCGCGGGGTCGGAGGACATCCCCGACCTGCGGCAGGCACGGGAACTCCTGCAGTGGCTCGACGACGGCAACTTCACGTTCCTCGGCTACAAGGAGTACGACCTCGTGACGGACGAGGGAGGCGCCGACGCCCTGCGGGTCCGCGACGGCAGCGGACTGGGCCTGCTGCGGAACGGGACCGGCGGAGGGCACCTTCAGCAACTCACCGCGGCGGGCCGCGCGAAAGCCCGTGAACGCCGCGTCCTCGTCATCACGAAGGCCAATTCCCGGTCGACGGTGCACCGCGCGGCATACCTCGACTACATCGGCATCAAGAGCTTCGACGCGCAGGGCAACGTGAACGGCGAGCGTCGCTTCATCGGACTCTTCGCCACCAGCGCCTACACCGGTTCGGTCCGCAACGTCCCCCTCGTCCGCGACAAGGTCACCGAGGTGCTGCGCCGGTGCGGCTTCCCGTCCGACTCGCACTCGGGGAAGGATCTGCTGTCCATCCTCGAGACCTACCCGCGCGACGAGCTCTTCCAGATCGACGTCTCCGATCTGGTGTCGACCGCACTCGGGATCCTGCGGCTCCAGGAACGCAGGCGGACGCGGCTGTTCCTGCGCCCGGACGTCTACGGACGCTTCATGTCGGCCCTCGTCTACCTCCCCCGCGACCGCTACACCACGAGCGTACGGCTGCGTATCGAGGAGGAACTGCGGGCCGCCCTCGATGCGGATTCGATCGACTTCGAGGCCCGGATGAGCGAATCCGCCCTTGCGCGGCTCTTTTTCCGCATCCGGCTGCAGAAGGGTGCCGAGATCCCCGCGGTCGATGCCGCGGAGCTGGAGGACCGCCTCGTGCGCGCCGCCCGGTCATGGTCCGAGGGCATCGTCGAGGTCGCACAGGACAGGTTCGAGCAGGACACGGCCCAGCGCCTCGCGACGCTGTGGGCGGAGTCCTTCCCGCCCAGCTACCGCGTCGACTACGAGGTCGAGGACGCGCTGGAGGACATCTCGCGCTTCGAGCGCCTCGCCGCAGCACAGGCGGGGGTACCCCAGCTGCACGTCTACGTGCCGGAGCGGCAGGGCTCCGGCAAGGTCGAGGACGCTCGCCTGAAGCTCTACCTGGCGGAGGCTAAGAGCCTCACGCAGATCCTGCCCTACCTCCACAACCTGGGTCTCGAGGTGCTCGACGAGCGGCCGTTCGAGATCACGCGGTCGGACGACCGTTCGTTCTTCCTCTACGACCTCGGCCTCCGGTACCCGGCGGGGATCTCCCCTCTCGGAACCGCATCCCTGCTGCAGGACGCGTTCACCGCCGCGGTGACGGGGCGCAGCGAATCCGACCAGTTCGACCGCCTCGTCCTGAGCGAGGAGCTCGGGTGGCGCCAGGTGCTGATCCTGCGCGCCTACGCGAAGTACCTGCGCCAGATGGGCAACACCAACTCCTACGGCTTCGTCGCGGACACGCTGCAGCGCAATGCCGTCGTCAGCCGTGCCCTCGTGGCGCTCTTCACCGCGCGTTTCGATCCGGACCTCGACGGTGACCGAGAGGTGGCGACGGCGGCCGCCCGGGCCGCGCTCGATGAAGGACTGGAGGGCGTGGCCACCCTCGACGCCGACCGCGTGCTGCGCACCTTCGCGAACCTCATCGAGGCGACCCTGCGGACCAACTACTTCCAGGACAAACGCCACGTCAGCTTCAAGTTCGACACCGCGCGTATCGAAGGGGCGCCCTTCCCCCGGCCCAAGTTCGAGATCTGGGTGTACTCGCCCCAGGTCGAGGGCGTGCACCTCCGGTTCGGCAAGGTGGCCCGCGGCGGCCTGCGCTGGTCCGACCGCCGGGAGGACTTCCGTACCGAAGTGCTCGGCCTGGTGAAGGCGCAGACGGTCAAGAACGCGGTCATCGTGCCGACCGGGGCCAAGGGAGGCTTCTTCGCGAAGCAGCTCCCCGATCCTGCGGTCGACCGGCAGGCCTGGCTCGCGGAGGGGCAGGCGAGCTACCGGACCTTCGTGCGGGGCCTGCTCGACATCACGGACAACGTGATCACGAACGGTACGACCGAGTCGGTGCTGCCTCCCGCTCGCGTGGTGCGGCACGACGACGACGACACCTATCTGGTGGTGGCGGCCGACAAGGGGACGGCGTCCTTCTCCGACATCGCCAACGAGCTGTCCGCCGAGTACGACTTCTGGCTCGGTGACGCCTTCGCCTCCGGTGGCTCGGTCGGCTACGACCACAAGGCCATGGGCATCACCGCCCGCGGTGCCTGGGAGTCGGTCAAGCGGCACTTCAGCGAGTTCGACGTCGACACCCAGACCGACGACTTCACCGTTGTCGGTGTCGGTGACATGAGCGGCGACGTCTTCGGCAACGGCATGCTCCTGTCCGAGCACATCCGCCTGGTCGCGGCGTTCGACCACCGCCACATCTTCCTCGACCCGGATCCCGACGCGGCCACGTCCTTCGCCGAGCGGCGCCGGCTGTTCGACCTCCCGCGCTCGAGCTGGGAGGACTACGACACGGCGCTGATCAGCGAGGGCGGCGGGGTCTACCCCCGGCAGGCGAAGTCCATCCCCGTCTCCCCGCAGGTGCGCAGAGCCCTCGGGCTCGAGGACGGCGTCTCGAAACTCAGTCCGCCGGAGCTGCTCCGCGCTATCCTGCGGGCGCCTGCCGACCTGCTGTACAACGGCGGCATCGGGACGTACGTGAAGGCGACCGACGAGACGCACGGCGATGTCGGGGACCGCGCGAACGATGCCATCCGCGTCAACGGCAGTGAACTGCGTGCCCGCGTCGTCGGCGAGGGCGGCAACCTCGGTATGACCCAGCGGGGCCGGATCGAGGCCGCGCTCACGGGTGTCCTCCTCAACACGGACGCCATCGACAACAGCGCCGGTGTCGACTGCTCGGACCACGAGGTCAACATCAAGATCTTCGTCGACCGGATGGTGCGTGCCGGGCGCCTGCTGCCGGAGGAGCGTGCGGAGTTCCTGCACTCGATGACCGACGAGGTCGGCACCCTCGTGCTCCAGGACAACATCGACCAGAACGTCCTGCTGCTGAACGACCGCCAGCGGGTCATCGAGTGGAGCCCGAGCTACGAGCGGATGATGGACTGGCTCGAGAAGAAGGCGGACCTCGACCGCGACCTGGAGGCGCTGCCGTCGACAACCGAGCTCCGCCGGCGCCTCGACGCCGGCCAGGGTCTCACCTCACCGGAACTGTCGGTGCTGGCCGCGTACGCCAAGATCGAGCTGACGAAGGTCCTGTCCGCCAGCACCCTCGCGGACGACCCGTACTTCCGGGGCACCCTGCGACGCTACTTCCCGCGCCGGCTGGTGGAACGGTTCGACGACCTGCTCGACACGCATCCGCTGCGTCGCGAGATCATCTCGACCGTGATCGCCAACGACATCATCAACCTGGGTGGCATCACCTTCGCCTTCCGGGTGATGGAGGAGACGTCGGTGCCGGAGCCGGTGATCGCCCGCGCCTTCGTGGCCCTGCGGGAGATCTACTCGCTGGACGAGACCGTCGACACCCTCGCGGCGCTGCCTGCGGACTTCCCGACGGACCGCTGGACGACGGTGCACCTGGACCTGCGCCGCCTCCTCGACCGCGCGGTGCGCTGGTTCGTCAACCACGTGGAGCAGGGCACGACGGTGGACACCGACATCGCCGCCTTCCAGCCGCTCGTGGCCCCGTTCCGGGCCCGGCTCTCGGAGTACCTGCGGGGCTGCGACCGGGAGCGTGCGCACGAAGCGATGGAGACGGCGAAGAAGTGGCACCTGCCGGAGGAGCTCGGCCGCCACTGGGCCGAGCAGTTCGAGTCCTTCGCGCTGCTCGACATCGCGTACAGCACGCGTCGGGTGGACGAGCCGGTCGAGAACATCGCCAGGGTGTACTACGCGGTCTACGACCGCTTCGAGGTGGACGACCTGCTGGAACGGATCACGACGCTGCCGCGGAAGGACCGCTGGCAGGCCCTGGCACGCGCAGCCCTGCGCGACGACCTCTACTCCACGATCGCCGACATCGCCGTCGCCGTCCTGCGCGCCTCGCAGGACCTGCAGGACCGCGACGCGGGCGAGCGGCTCCTGGCCTGGCAGGAGCAGAACGCGGACCAGTTGCAGCGTGCCAGCAACATGTTCGCGGAGGTCAACCAGCTGGAACAGGACGACATCTCGTCCCTGTCGGTGGCCCTGCGCCTCCTGCGGTCCATCGTGCGGTAG
- a CDS encoding pilus biosynthesis protein CpaE, whose product MNIPVLTLGPAASACVPGLERLRGPVTVVRRCEELAELVAVCQSGLARAVIISSGAVELTASLVDRLRSAGVVVVVLTDGSPEGVAALDGAEYVAAPVAPAALAEAVSRAVDRFDAGSAGPRGSLAYADPRDVPDVALPVPADPPQAPGDGRITAVWGPSGGPGRTTVALNMAAELAAAGTSVLLIDADTYGASVGAALGLLDESAGLAQACRIADQGGFSGTALARIAVNVAIKGGRLRVLTGITRPDRWPELRPAALGHVLEAARSIADVTIVDCGFCLETDEELSFDTLAPRRNGATLRCLDTADSVIAVGGADAVGVPRMVKALAELADVVPAAAPRVVFNKVRTTAVGRAPENQLREAWERFGPAAGISAFLPVDYAAVDQALLAGTALLETAPASRLRLAIAELAGVPVTGKRRWAGAASRRREVFRQPR is encoded by the coding sequence GTGAACATCCCCGTTCTCACGCTCGGGCCGGCCGCCAGTGCGTGTGTCCCCGGGCTCGAACGCCTGAGGGGGCCGGTCACGGTCGTGCGCCGGTGCGAGGAGCTCGCCGAACTCGTGGCGGTCTGCCAGTCCGGTCTCGCACGCGCTGTGATCATCTCGTCCGGAGCCGTCGAGCTCACCGCCTCACTGGTCGACCGGCTGCGGTCCGCGGGCGTCGTCGTCGTCGTGCTGACCGACGGATCACCGGAGGGTGTGGCAGCCCTGGACGGAGCCGAATACGTCGCCGCACCGGTGGCCCCCGCCGCGCTCGCGGAGGCCGTGTCCCGGGCGGTGGACAGGTTCGACGCCGGATCCGCCGGCCCTCGGGGATCCCTCGCCTACGCCGACCCGCGGGACGTGCCCGACGTCGCACTCCCCGTGCCGGCCGATCCACCGCAGGCGCCCGGGGACGGACGCATCACGGCGGTCTGGGGGCCATCCGGCGGCCCGGGTCGTACCACTGTGGCTCTCAACATGGCGGCCGAGCTCGCCGCGGCGGGGACGTCGGTCCTGCTGATCGATGCGGACACGTACGGCGCGAGCGTCGGTGCCGCGCTGGGACTCCTCGACGAGTCGGCGGGGCTCGCCCAGGCCTGCCGGATCGCGGACCAGGGCGGCTTCAGCGGTACGGCCCTCGCACGGATCGCCGTGAACGTGGCGATCAAGGGCGGCCGGCTCAGGGTACTCACGGGCATCACGCGGCCCGACCGCTGGCCGGAGCTGCGCCCGGCCGCCCTCGGTCACGTCCTCGAGGCCGCCCGATCGATCGCCGACGTCACGATCGTCGACTGCGGGTTCTGCCTCGAGACGGACGAGGAACTGAGCTTCGACACGCTCGCACCCCGTCGCAACGGTGCAACGCTCCGTTGCCTGGACACGGCCGACTCGGTCATCGCCGTCGGGGGAGCGGATGCGGTCGGCGTCCCCCGCATGGTGAAGGCGCTCGCCGAACTCGCCGACGTGGTCCCGGCCGCGGCACCGCGCGTCGTGTTCAACAAGGTGAGGACCACAGCCGTCGGCCGGGCACCCGAGAACCAGCTGAGGGAGGCATGGGAGCGCTTCGGGCCGGCGGCGGGGATCTCGGCCTTTCTGCCCGTGGACTACGCGGCAGTCGACCAGGCACTACTCGCGGGTACTGCCCTGCTCGAGACGGCGCCTGCCTCGAGGCTCCGGCTCGCGATCGCCGAACTCGCCGGGGTGCCTGTCACCGGGAAGCGGAGGTGGGCCGGGGCGGCGTCCCGGCGACGTGAAGTTTTCCGGCAACCCCGATAG